A genomic window from Chaetodon auriga isolate fChaAug3 chromosome 13, fChaAug3.hap1, whole genome shotgun sequence includes:
- the LOC143330792 gene encoding olfactory receptor 1D2-like translates to MMENVSGVTLFTLSGLNFTLEQRIVLFLLTLLWYLLILLGNSFLILIIVMDKTLHEPMYIFLCNLCISALYGTVGFYPKFLLDLLSSHVISYAGCMLQGFVIHSSTCSDFSILALMAYDRYVAICRPLVYHSFMTKRRVSIFVLFSWILPLYCMFMNTATLLGVRLCGSHINRVYCVNWMIVTLACSPPKANSAVGYFNILFYFGHFVFIIWSYIYLIRTCISSKEDRVKFMQTCLPHLISLITFTITVLLDLLYMRFGPLGLSPDLYNFMAIDFLLIPPIVNPLIYGFKLTKVRNKILKVICVKHEFSH, encoded by the coding sequence atgatggaaaatgtttcaGGTGTCACACTGTTTACTCTCTCAGGCTTGAATTTTACTTTGGAGCAAAGGATTGTCCTCTTCTTGCTAACGTTACTGTGGTACTTACTTATTCTTCTTGGAAATTCTTTCCTTATTTTGATCATCGTTATGGATAAAACCCTACACGAGCCCATGTATATCTTCTTGTGTAACCTATGCATCAGTGCCCTGTATGGAACTGTCGGTTTTTACCCCAAATTCCTTCTGGATCTTCTGTCGTCTCATGTCATTTCTTATGCCGGATGCATGCTGCAGGGTTTTGTGATTCACTCATCCACCTGCAGTGATTTTTCAATCTTAGCTCTGATGGCGTACGACAGGTATGTGGCTATATGTCGACCTCTTGtttatcattcattcatgactAAACGGAGAGTCTCCatctttgtgcttttctccTGGATTTTACCTCTTTATTGCATGTTTATGAACACAGCAACTCTATTAGGTGTGAGGCTATGTGGCTCACACATTAACAGGGTCTACTGTGTTAACTGGATGATCGTCACTCTTGCTTGCTCACCACCTAAAGCAAACTCTGCAGTTGGATATTTtaatatattgttttatttcgGACACTTTGTATTTATCATCTGGTCGTACATATACCTGATCAGAACGTGCATATCGTCCAAAGAGGACCGGGTGAAGTTCATGCAGACATGTTTACCACACTTGATTTCTCTAATCACTTTTACAATAACTGTGCTTTTAGATTTATTGTACATGAGATTTGGGCCACTTGGTTTATCTCCAGACTTATATAATTTCATGGCAATAGATTTTCTGCTTATTCCCCCGATTGTGAATCCACTTATATACGGATTCAAGCTCACCAAAGTCCGAAACAAAATCTTGAAGGTAATTTGCGTTAAACATGAGTTTTCACATTAG
- the LOC143330791 gene encoding olfactory receptor 51I2-like, with protein sequence MENGTHPLYFNLTMFVNIGNYVYPAAVLCFLLYAFIISANLVIIVVIAREKALHKPMYIFILCLSVNSLYGSTGFFFRFLRDLLSDTHLILRSACFAQIYVIYTYASYELTLLGIMAYDRYVAVCQPLHYHSKVTSTLVCKLVSLACIYPAFSVASCVYLSSRLPLCGNEIPKVFCANWPVVKLSCVSTVINNIVGMIVSTTTVFLPLAFVLYTYTRIFLVCRKRSAEFKGKVIQSCLPHIITFLNYSITVFCDVALSRIDLENLNPFVAVILSLEFVVVPPIVNPLVYGLKLPEIRKFIVRMLTSSKLTTPSLRKKGCFNK encoded by the coding sequence ATGGAAAATGGTACTCATCCCCTGTATTTTAACCTAACCATGTTTGTGAACATTGGAAACTACGTCTACCCTGCAGCGgtcttgtgtttcctgttgtatGCTTTTATCATCTCGGCTAATCTTGTCATAATCGTGGTAATAGCACGAGAGAAGGCTTTACACAAGCCCATGTACATTTtcattctgtgtctttctgtcaaCTCTCTGTACGGCTCCACTGGCTTCTTCTTCAGATTTCTGAGAGACCTTCTTTCTGACACTCATTTGATCTTACGGTCAGCTTGTTTCGCTCAGATCTATGTCATTTACACCTACGCATCCTATGAGCTCACCCTTTTGGGCATCATGGCATATGATCGGTATGTTGCCGTATGTCAGCCTTTACATTACCACAGCAAAGTCACCTCCACGTTGGTCTGTAAGTTGGTCAGCTTAGCATGTATCTATCCAGCCTTTTCTGTCGCATCTTGTGTTTATCTGTCTTCCAGACTTCCATTATGTGGCAATGAGATACCAAAGGTATTCTGTGCAAACTGGCCTGTGGTAAAGCTGTCATGTGTCAGTACTGTGATTAACAATATTGTTGGCATGATTGTGTCCACGACCACAGTCTTTCTGCCCCTTGCTTTTGTGCTGTATACGTACACACGAATCTTCCTCGTCTGTAGGAAACGCTCGGCAGAGTTCAAGGGCAAAGTCATACAAAGCTGTCTGCCACACATCATCACGTTTCTCAACTATTCCATCACTGTGTTCTGTGACGTCGCTCTCAGCAGAATCGATCTTGAAAATCTGAATCCGTTTGTAGCCGTGATTCTGTCACTTGAGTTTGTTGTGGTTCCTCCCATTGTGAATCCTCTCGTGTATGGCCTGAAGTTACCAGAAATTAGAAAATTCATCGTAAGAATGTTAACGTCCTCTAAACTTACCACACCGAGCCTCAGAAAGAAGGGCTGTTTCAACAAGTGA